The proteins below come from a single Triticum aestivum cultivar Chinese Spring chromosome 5D, IWGSC CS RefSeq v2.1, whole genome shotgun sequence genomic window:
- the LOC123126223 gene encoding L-type lectin-domain containing receptor kinase SIT2, translating to MLPHSLLLFLLFIIPTSIAYTYDENGVFFSFDDGMDKSMSVLSGVASITSGALMLTNGEPQRKGNGLSFMYGPISSFSTTFVFVIIPPENLGGVSAHGLAFTLSNNIGFMYSSLAAQYMSLTDEASNGNITNQLFAVELDTFKNPTFVDIDDNHVGIDVNSIVSINSHTAGYYTSNDTFSPLRLASGEPMQVWVEYDGNSHNLIVSLAPYLERKPQQPLLASTVNLTSVLGNNSFFAGFSSATGTLIRSKHCIIGWSFNTTGEAQLLDYPAMSQIIADVRQKAQNRSHIPKDIILPTVAPAAFIVLVILIVLYLKKATESADWKIEGGPPYFTYKDLATATRGFSDRMLLGKGGFGKVYKGMLQTSKQNVAIKRVSPESKQGMKEFIAEITILGHLRHRNLVQLLGYSRHNNNLLLIYDYMPKGSLDRVLHDQDMPVLNWVHRLNIIKGIASGLFYLHEDWEKVVIHRDIKASNVLLDTEMNARLGDFGLARLHNHGTDAHTTHLAGTWGYIAPELARLGRATKATDVFAFGVFMLEVACGRRPIVHDSGDPTLLTDWVLHAWESGSILTIVDPRLEDYIREEVELVLKLGLLCSHSEPSARPCMRLVLQYLEKDAALTDFQPCFFHLTSRDEGFDQYILSCPSVATATTGLSGGR from the coding sequence ATGCTGCCTCACTCCCTCCTACTCTTTCTCCTCTTCATCATCCCTACCTCCATAGCATACACCTATGATGAAAACGGTGTCTTCTTCAGCTTTGATGACGGTATGGATAAGAGCATGAGCGTGCTTAGTGGTGTGGCTTCTATCACAAGCGGTGCACTTATGCTCACCAACGGCGAGCCCCAACGGAAAGGCAACGGTCTAAGTTTTATGTATGGACCTATTTCCTCATTCTCGACAACCTTTGTGTTCGTCATCATCCCCCCGGAGAACCTTGGCGGGGTCAGTGCACATGGCCTTGCATTTACCCTTTCCAACAACATAGGGTTCATGTACAGTTCTCTGGCGGCTCAGTACATGTCCCTGACCGACGAGGCAAGCAACGGTAATATTACAAATCAACTCTTTGCTGTTGAGCTTGACACCTTTAAGAATCCCACCTTCGTGGATATTGATGATAACCACGTTGGAATCGATGTAAACAGCATTGTTTCTATCAATTCCCACACAGCTGGTTACTACACTTCCAATGATACATTCTCTCCCTTGAGACTTGCTAGTGGAGAACCAATGCAAGTATGGGTGGAGTATGATGGCAACTCACACAACTTGATTGTCAGTTTAGCACCTTACTTAGAGCGTAAGCCTCAACAACCACTGTTAGCCAGCACTGTCAATCTTACATCCGTATTGGGAAACAACTCCTTCTTTGCTGGGTTCTCCTCAGCAACAGGCACCCTTATTAGGTCCAAGCATTGCATTATTGGCTGGAGTTTTAATACAACTGGAGAGGCTCAACTACTTGACTACCCAGCAATGTCTCAAATTATAGCAGATGTTAGACAGAAAGCACAAAACCGCTCTCATATCCCCAAGGACATTATTTTACCAACTGTTGCTCCAGCAGCATTCATCGTGCTTGTTATTCTTATTGTTCTTTATCTCAAGAAGGCAACAGAAAGTGCAGACTGGAAAATAGAGggtgggccaccatatttcacgtaCAAAGACCTAGCAACTGCAACAAGAGGTTTCAGTGACAGGATGCTATTAGGGAAAGGGGGATTTGGAAAGGTGTACAAAGGGATGCTACAAACCTCGAAGCAAAACGTTGCAATCAAGCGGGTTTCTCCAGAGTCAAAGCaggggatgaaggagttcatagcCGAGATAACTAtccttggtcatctccggcatcgcaACCTTGTCCAGTTGCTCGGTTATTCCCGGCACAACAATAACCTCCTTCTGATTTATGATTACATGCCAAAAGGTAGTCTTGACAGAGTCTTGCATGATCAAGATATGCCAGTCTTAAATTGGGTTCATAGACTTAACATTATAAAAGGCATTGCATCTGGCCTCTTCTACCTCCATGAGGATTGGGAGAAAGTTGTCATCCATCGGGACATCAAGGCGAGCAATGTGCTCCTCGATACTGAAATGAATGCAAGGCTTGGTGATTTCGGCCTTGCAAGATTACACAACCACGGAACAGACGCCCACACCACTCATTTGGCCGGCACTTGGGGCTACATAGCTCCTGAGCTAGCTAGGCTTGGGAGGGCAACCAAGGCGACTGATGTATTTGCATTTGGTGTGTTCATGTTGGAGGTTGCTTGTGGAAGGCGTCCAATAGTGCATGATTCTGGCGATCCAACCCTGCTGACAGATTGGGTGCTCCACGCATGGGAAAGTGGTTCAATCCTCACAATAGTGGACCCAAGATTGGAAGATTACATcagggaggaggtggagttggTACTGAAGCTTGGCCTGTTGTGCTCCCATTCAGAACCAAGTGCAAGGCCATGCATGCGCCTTGTTCTGCAATACCTTGAAAAGGATGCAGCACTCACAGATTTCCAACCTTGTTTTTTCCACCTTACCAGCAGGGATGAAGGTTTTGATCAATATATCCTGTCATGCCCCTCTGTGGCGACAGCCACAACGGGTCTTTCCGGAGGAAGgtga